The following proteins are encoded in a genomic region of Aminivibrio pyruvatiphilus:
- the fliY gene encoding flagellar motor switch phosphatase FliY — protein sequence MIDELLSQDEINALLSGADFGGDGGAGKNEGGISPEQRSILDDLAGIFSTSASSVYGMLAGKEVTALVRETAVLSQRDFIARPEGAAFAFRVTCGGLNDAPLVLVITERGALTLADLMMGGEGKDLPEEAGELYLNAAQEGLSQVVGAAFTSVSGMLGGKRLIPENISSALEPVDWLPFPARSPEEAAWTISAVVSIEGLGDFPLWVLLPLGTATALADEVRELVDGKEKKEAPAAAKVPSAGPKPAQAAPQGASRMDTSAPEADHPSFGNVYDQSSVDVRPAEFVPLVQKPGTGYGSSRIDLVADIPVRVTVELGRTRKNISDILNMTPGSVIELDKMAGEPVDILVNGKLVAKGEVVVIDENFGVRITEIVSSAGRVHSL from the coding sequence ATGATTGACGAACTTCTGAGTCAGGACGAAATCAACGCCCTCTTGTCAGGAGCCGATTTTGGCGGAGACGGAGGAGCAGGAAAGAATGAGGGGGGAATTTCCCCGGAACAGAGGAGCATTCTGGACGACCTGGCAGGTATCTTTTCCACGTCGGCGTCGAGCGTCTATGGCATGCTCGCGGGCAAGGAAGTCACCGCCCTGGTCCGCGAAACTGCGGTGCTTTCCCAGAGAGATTTCATCGCCAGGCCCGAAGGGGCGGCATTTGCCTTCCGGGTCACCTGCGGCGGGCTCAATGACGCCCCCCTGGTGCTCGTCATCACGGAGCGGGGTGCCCTTACCCTCGCCGACCTTATGATGGGCGGAGAAGGAAAGGATCTTCCCGAGGAAGCGGGGGAGCTTTACCTGAACGCCGCCCAGGAAGGACTGAGTCAGGTTGTGGGCGCCGCCTTCACGAGTGTGAGCGGCATGCTCGGAGGAAAGCGCCTCATACCGGAGAACATTTCCTCCGCCCTGGAGCCGGTCGACTGGCTTCCCTTTCCAGCCAGGTCTCCCGAAGAGGCAGCATGGACCATCTCTGCGGTCGTTTCCATCGAGGGGCTCGGCGATTTCCCCCTCTGGGTGCTTCTTCCCCTCGGCACGGCTACGGCACTGGCCGACGAGGTCCGGGAGCTCGTTGACGGGAAGGAGAAAAAAGAAGCTCCGGCAGCCGCCAAGGTTCCTTCGGCAGGACCGAAGCCCGCTCAGGCTGCTCCCCAGGGAGCTTCCCGGATGGATACATCGGCGCCGGAAGCGGATCATCCCTCCTTCGGAAACGTCTATGACCAGTCCTCCGTGGATGTCCGTCCTGCCGAGTTCGTTCCCCTGGTCCAGAAGCCCGGGACAGGATACGGCAGCAGCAGGATCGACCTCGTGGCGGATATTCCCGTCCGGGTGACCGTGGAATTGGGCAGGACGAGAAAAAATATCTCCGATATCTTGAACATGACACCGGGTTCCGTGATAGAATTAGACAAAATGGCCGGTGAGCCTGTGGATATTCTGGTCAATGGCAAGCTTGTCGCCAAGGGCGAGGTCGTTGTCATTGATGAAAATTTCGGCGTCCGCATAACGGAAATCGTGTCTTCCGCAGGAAGGGTCCATTCACTCTAG
- a CDS encoding motility protein A, protein MDLTTVIGLAVCFILVIGGVVAGGQGLAFIDFQSMLIVLGGTSGALIVSNPPEKIKGFMKVLKMAFTGGSPDLVSLVQTIVSFAEKARREGLLALEADASELDNEFLKKSIQLVVDGTDPELVKAILDTEIGILENRHSSNKYFFDSMAELAPAFGMLGTLIGLITMLGNLSNPDALGPGMAVALVTTFYGSLIANGFALPIGKKLAVRSSQEVLSMELMVEGVLAIQAGENPRIVEEKLKVFLPPKQRLDLEEKAAEAKGGA, encoded by the coding sequence GTGGATCTTACAACCGTCATCGGCTTGGCTGTCTGTTTCATCCTCGTCATCGGAGGTGTGGTGGCGGGAGGGCAGGGACTCGCTTTCATCGACTTCCAGTCCATGCTGATCGTCCTCGGGGGAACGAGCGGCGCTCTCATAGTGTCGAATCCTCCCGAGAAGATCAAGGGTTTCATGAAGGTCCTGAAGATGGCCTTTACCGGAGGATCACCGGACCTGGTCTCCCTGGTGCAGACCATAGTGAGCTTCGCCGAGAAGGCACGGCGGGAGGGACTTCTCGCCCTCGAGGCCGATGCCTCGGAACTGGACAACGAATTCCTGAAGAAATCAATCCAGCTTGTTGTGGACGGCACCGACCCTGAACTCGTCAAGGCCATTCTCGACACGGAAATAGGCATTCTGGAGAACCGTCACTCGTCCAACAAGTATTTCTTCGATTCCATGGCCGAACTGGCGCCGGCCTTCGGTATGCTCGGAACGCTCATCGGGCTCATCACCATGCTCGGAAACCTCTCGAATCCGGACGCTCTCGGTCCCGGCATGGCCGTCGCCCTTGTGACCACCTTTTACGGATCGCTCATTGCCAACGGCTTTGCTCTTCCTATAGGAAAAAAGCTCGCCGTGCGCTCCTCCCAGGAAGTACTCTCCATGGAGCTCATGGTGGAGGGGGTGCTTGCCATCCAGGCGGGTGAAAACCCCAGGATAGTGGAGGAGAAACTGAAGGTTTTCCTTCCCCCGAAGCAGCGTCTTGACCTCGAGGAGAAGGCGGCAGAGGCGAAAGGAGGAGCCTGA
- a CDS encoding flagellar basal body-associated FliL family protein: MKRMLLFLFLALLLLSLGFGGGVFAGRMWMTPEGGASGTVIEEPGPVFFVGDFISNLAGAGSHVVNFKLSMEMSSPRALEMISSPNWLARVKNEVILLAKDRVFEDLTNAEGILSLAEDIKRTVNAIMPPVRDKVPVIRVLFEGFVLQ; this comes from the coding sequence ATGAAACGGATGTTGCTTTTTCTTTTCCTGGCGCTTCTTCTGCTGTCCCTCGGGTTCGGCGGCGGCGTGTTCGCAGGGAGGATGTGGATGACTCCGGAAGGAGGGGCCTCGGGGACGGTGATCGAAGAACCCGGTCCGGTCTTTTTCGTGGGGGACTTTATTTCCAATCTCGCGGGTGCCGGAAGCCACGTGGTCAACTTCAAGCTCTCCATGGAAATGAGCAGCCCCAGGGCTCTTGAGATGATCTCGTCCCCGAACTGGCTCGCAAGGGTGAAGAACGAGGTGATTCTCCTCGCCAAGGACAGGGTGTTCGAGGACCTGACGAATGCCGAGGGAATTCTTTCCCTCGCCGAGGACATCAAGAGAACGGTCAACGCCATTATGCCCCCCGTGCGGGACAAGGTTCCGGTGATCAGGGTCCTTTTCGAGGGATTTGTTCTGCAGTAG
- the flhB gene encoding flagellar biosynthesis protein FlhB, whose translation MTFDLQFFSQERTEPATPRKRRKEREEGRVAKSQDLGAAAVILVGLFALLVFGRFLFSRILAFTTDMIAFMGGNTLREDGWFSVIRDETMYALVVPWLPIGLAAAVGALIVTVSQVGFFITAKPLAPKMDRFNPVSGLKKVLSLRSLVEMVKGLLKAALFALVIYFSLRKDTPELVHAIRFPLEAGVSQLLWKLLGLSFRLAFLLLVIAVFDYAYQKWEFERSIKMSKQELKEEYKQMEGDPQIKSKIRQKQRELARNRMMSSVPKADVVITNPTHLAVALEYDRKVMDAPVVCAKGSGFLARKIREVAEENSVPVVENKPLARSLFETLEVGEEVPEEFYRAVAEVLAFVYRIRTEKRPASPGGKREGPEEKDGQSPVFM comes from the coding sequence ATGACCTTCGATCTCCAGTTCTTCTCCCAGGAACGGACTGAGCCCGCCACCCCGAGAAAGAGGCGGAAGGAGCGGGAAGAGGGGCGGGTGGCGAAAAGCCAGGACCTCGGAGCAGCGGCCGTCATCCTCGTGGGACTCTTTGCCCTCCTGGTCTTCGGGAGGTTTCTTTTTTCCCGGATCCTTGCTTTCACCACGGACATGATCGCCTTCATGGGAGGGAACACCCTCAGGGAGGACGGCTGGTTTTCAGTGATCCGGGACGAGACCATGTACGCCCTTGTGGTTCCCTGGCTTCCCATCGGACTTGCCGCCGCCGTGGGAGCCCTCATCGTCACCGTATCTCAGGTGGGTTTTTTCATTACCGCGAAGCCCCTGGCTCCCAAAATGGACAGGTTCAATCCCGTCTCGGGACTGAAAAAAGTCCTGTCCCTCCGATCCCTGGTGGAGATGGTGAAGGGGCTGCTCAAGGCGGCCCTGTTCGCCCTGGTGATCTATTTTTCCCTCCGGAAGGACACCCCCGAACTGGTCCATGCCATCCGCTTCCCCCTCGAGGCGGGGGTTTCCCAGCTCCTGTGGAAGCTTCTTGGGCTGAGCTTCCGCCTGGCCTTCCTGCTCCTCGTCATCGCCGTGTTCGACTACGCCTACCAGAAGTGGGAGTTCGAGCGGTCCATAAAGATGAGCAAGCAGGAGCTGAAGGAAGAGTACAAGCAGATGGAAGGAGACCCCCAGATCAAGAGCAAGATACGGCAGAAACAGCGGGAGCTTGCCCGGAACCGGATGATGTCCTCCGTTCCCAAAGCGGACGTGGTGATTACCAACCCCACGCACCTGGCGGTGGCCCTCGAATACGACAGGAAAGTCATGGACGCCCCGGTAGTCTGTGCAAAGGGCAGCGGTTTCCTTGCCCGAAAAATACGGGAGGTCGCCGAAGAAAACAGTGTTCCTGTCGTGGAGAACAAGCCCCTGGCCAGATCCCTCTTTGAAACGCTCGAGGTGGGGGAGGAGGTCCCGGAGGAATTTTACAGGGCCGTGGCAGAAGTGCTCGCCTTTGTCTACAGGATCAGAACGGAAAAACGGCCCGCTTCCCCCGGCGGTAAACGGGAGGGTCCGGAAGAAAAGGACGGGCAGTCCCCGGTTTTCATGTAG
- a CDS encoding flagellar biosynthetic protein FliR, with product MTAEQTRFVTLLLFYLLVGIRFTGMMFSAPAFMASSMPLPLRFWCAFFLTLAAVGTIPDASVPVAVFENWTSILLAAAREFLVGVVIGFLAALPLYALQISGELIGISMGLSMVSLMDPLSETQASIIAQLQFLVGLWFFFRWNGHLLMTQSVVESLRLVPPGKLALSVSWDLGIGGWLQQAFVLSLRFVLPFYGAILLADVGLGFLARTVPQMNIFVLGLPLKIALGFFVLMVVLPVTVEIMAEQMERFVEFALQGATAWR from the coding sequence ATGACGGCTGAACAGACCAGGTTTGTAACCCTCCTCCTTTTCTACCTCCTCGTGGGGATCCGGTTTACGGGGATGATGTTCTCCGCTCCTGCTTTTATGGCGTCAAGCATGCCCCTTCCTCTCCGCTTCTGGTGCGCCTTTTTTCTCACTCTCGCGGCGGTGGGAACCATCCCTGACGCCTCGGTGCCCGTCGCGGTTTTTGAAAACTGGACCTCCATCCTGCTCGCGGCGGCAAGGGAGTTTCTCGTCGGAGTGGTCATCGGCTTTCTCGCAGCGCTCCCCCTGTACGCGCTGCAGATCTCGGGAGAACTCATCGGCATCTCCATGGGACTCTCCATGGTGAGCCTCATGGATCCCCTGAGCGAGACCCAGGCCTCCATTATCGCCCAGCTCCAGTTCCTCGTGGGACTCTGGTTCTTTTTCCGCTGGAACGGGCATCTCCTGATGACCCAGTCCGTGGTCGAAAGCCTCAGGCTTGTTCCTCCCGGAAAGCTTGCCCTTTCCGTTTCCTGGGATCTTGGTATCGGAGGGTGGCTGCAGCAGGCCTTCGTTCTGAGCCTGCGGTTCGTCCTTCCCTTTTACGGGGCGATTCTCCTGGCGGACGTGGGGCTCGGGTTTCTTGCCAGGACAGTTCCCCAGATGAACATCTTCGTCCTCGGCCTTCCCCTGAAGATCGCCCTCGGTTTTTTCGTGCTCATGGTGGTCCTTCCCGTCACGGTGGAGATCATGGCGGAGCAGATGGAGCGGTTCGTGGAATTCGCCCTCCAGGGAGCGACCGCGTGGCGATGA
- a CDS encoding flagellar hook capping FlgD N-terminal domain-containing protein → MNVSAVNGGNETNYTAAANQALRETNSELGKEAFLKILIAQLSNQDPLDPLKDKDFIAQMAQFSTLEQMTNMNKSIEQMNAVTKGSAVNYIGRVVEYLDDEGLSTYGTVAYVRFDKSGVILTTTEEIEIPLEKVVAVG, encoded by the coding sequence ATGAACGTATCGGCAGTGAACGGCGGAAATGAAACAAACTATACGGCGGCCGCGAACCAGGCTCTCAGGGAAACGAACAGCGAGCTCGGAAAGGAAGCCTTTCTGAAGATACTCATCGCCCAGCTCAGCAACCAGGACCCCCTCGATCCTCTCAAGGACAAGGATTTCATAGCCCAGATGGCCCAGTTCAGCACCCTGGAGCAGATGACCAACATGAACAAGAGCATCGAACAGATGAACGCCGTGACCAAGGGATCCGCGGTGAACTATATCGGCCGCGTGGTGGAATATCTCGACGACGAGGGGCTGAGTACCTACGGCACGGTGGCCTACGTCCGGTTCGACAAATCAGGGGTCATCCTCACCACCACCGAAGAAATCGAAATTCCCCTCGAAAAGGTCGTGGCGGTGGGCTGA
- a CDS encoding flagellar FlbD family protein: MITLRRINGEAFTVNADLIETVESTPDTVIRLVNGHRYVVAEPMDEIVDLVVKYRQKVLFSFFGGKSPLPEDGEKD; the protein is encoded by the coding sequence ATGATCACCCTGCGCAGGATCAACGGCGAAGCCTTCACCGTCAACGCCGATCTCATCGAAACGGTGGAGTCCACTCCCGACACGGTCATCCGCCTCGTCAACGGTCACCGGTACGTGGTGGCCGAACCCATGGATGAAATAGTGGATTTAGTGGTAAAGTACAGGCAGAAGGTTCTTTTCTCCTTCTTCGGGGGAAAATCCCCCCTTCCGGAAGACGGGGAAAAAGACTGA
- a CDS encoding response regulator yields the protein MGRKVLIVDDAAFMRMMLKDILTKNDFEVVAEAENGKVAVASYQKFKPDIVTMDITMPEMNGIDAVKAIKAIDGSARIVMVSAMGQQPMVIEAIQAGATDFIVKPFQPDRVVEALNKALG from the coding sequence ATGGGGAGGAAAGTGCTGATAGTCGACGATGCCGCCTTCATGAGAATGATGCTGAAGGACATTCTGACGAAGAACGATTTTGAAGTGGTGGCCGAGGCGGAAAACGGGAAAGTCGCCGTGGCCTCCTACCAGAAATTCAAGCCCGACATCGTCACCATGGACATTACGATGCCGGAAATGAACGGAATCGACGCAGTGAAGGCCATCAAGGCTATCGACGGGAGCGCCAGGATCGTCATGGTGAGCGCCATGGGGCAGCAGCCCATGGTCATAGAGGCGATCCAGGCCGGAGCGACAGATTTCATCGTGAAACCCTTCCAGCCTGACAGGGTGGTGGAAGCGCTCAACAAGGCTCTCGGCTAG
- a CDS encoding flagellar hook protein FlgE: MLRSLMSGVSGVRGHQTLLDVVGNNIANVNTVGFKKSTVTFQDLMYQTSKGASAPGEARGGINPMQVGLGVNVAAIETIHSQGQLQFTGNRTDMAIEGDGYYVVSDGTNQLYTRAGNFILDANGNLVQSGTGYMVKGFGMSVDPNNPSSYTMGSNLMNINIPVGQKIPAKATELAGFRCNLDSRVDAYLPMGIETNDSSLTVNLGTDRYVLSNISGNSTQAGFLTLSTAAGATAPAGIACAYDGIDATSGYPLLDVTLTGAFADPANPLTANYDSSTGTLTLLNSSNQIVSKIELSGFMNFQMVTDSSSGTAVNYLVEFDDDAATGNRILNLWSETAADPETLEITMNSDGTFQLAAATSVGGSPLSARATENGLGITLLNGSASVATINQKIASVHNTKLDVYDSLGNAHTLEVSWEKIDNNQWRWRAWLPSEPGITISNNTGIMEFNSDGKITAGSSGVIGLNFASLGADDATITLDFTGEAFGKDVMEGVTQYGSSYTTKGYFQDGYAMGVLNDFAAGKDGTITGVYSNGVNIPLYRIALALFSNPTGLTKVGSTAFTASNNSGLAQVVAAGEGGAGTIAGGTLEMANVDLSEEFVRLIVAQRGFQANARVVTTSDQVLEEVINIKR; the protein is encoded by the coding sequence ATGCTTCGATCCCTTATGTCCGGCGTATCAGGCGTGCGGGGGCACCAGACCCTCCTCGACGTGGTCGGAAACAACATCGCCAATGTAAATACCGTAGGCTTCAAGAAATCGACCGTGACGTTCCAGGACCTCATGTACCAGACCAGCAAGGGCGCTTCCGCCCCCGGCGAAGCGCGGGGCGGCATCAACCCCATGCAGGTGGGCCTCGGTGTGAACGTGGCCGCCATCGAAACCATCCATTCCCAGGGGCAGCTCCAGTTCACGGGAAACAGGACGGACATGGCCATCGAGGGCGACGGGTACTACGTGGTCAGCGACGGAACGAACCAGCTCTACACCAGGGCAGGTAATTTTATCCTCGACGCGAACGGAAACCTTGTCCAGTCGGGCACCGGGTACATGGTGAAGGGCTTCGGCATGTCCGTGGACCCCAATAACCCTTCCTCCTACACCATGGGCTCCAATCTGATGAACATCAACATTCCCGTGGGGCAGAAGATCCCCGCGAAGGCCACCGAGCTCGCAGGATTCCGGTGCAACCTCGACAGCCGGGTGGATGCCTATCTTCCCATGGGCATCGAGACCAACGACTCTTCACTGACGGTGAACCTCGGGACCGACCGGTATGTTCTCAGCAACATTTCAGGGAACAGCACCCAGGCGGGATTTCTTACCCTGTCCACCGCAGCGGGGGCGACGGCTCCTGCCGGTATAGCGTGCGCCTACGACGGGATCGACGCTACATCAGGATACCCTCTGCTTGACGTCACCCTGACCGGAGCATTCGCCGACCCGGCGAACCCTCTCACCGCGAACTACGACTCGTCAACCGGCACCCTGACCCTGCTCAATTCTTCGAACCAGATTGTTTCGAAAATAGAGCTCTCCGGGTTCATGAACTTCCAGATGGTGACCGATTCCTCCTCGGGAACTGCCGTGAACTACCTCGTGGAATTTGACGACGATGCCGCCACGGGGAACCGTATCCTAAATCTCTGGAGCGAAACGGCCGCCGACCCCGAGACCCTTGAGATCACCATGAACAGCGACGGTACATTCCAGCTTGCCGCTGCGACGTCCGTCGGAGGGAGCCCGTTGAGCGCCCGGGCCACTGAGAACGGCCTCGGCATCACTCTTCTCAATGGAAGCGCATCCGTGGCAACCATCAACCAGAAGATCGCCAGCGTGCACAACACGAAACTCGATGTCTACGACAGCCTGGGAAACGCCCACACCCTCGAGGTGAGCTGGGAGAAGATCGACAACAACCAGTGGCGCTGGAGAGCCTGGCTTCCGTCCGAGCCCGGGATAACCATTTCGAACAATACGGGCATCATGGAATTCAATTCTGACGGCAAAATCACGGCGGGGTCCTCCGGGGTCATCGGGCTGAACTTTGCGTCCCTCGGCGCTGACGATGCCACCATCACCCTCGACTTCACCGGTGAGGCTTTCGGCAAGGATGTCATGGAGGGCGTGACGCAGTACGGTTCTTCCTACACTACCAAGGGATATTTCCAGGACGGCTATGCCATGGGCGTCCTGAACGATTTTGCCGCAGGCAAGGACGGCACCATAACCGGCGTCTACAGCAACGGCGTCAACATCCCGCTGTACCGGATCGCTCTGGCGCTCTTCTCCAACCCCACGGGGCTCACCAAGGTGGGGAGCACGGCCTTCACGGCGAGCAACAACTCGGGCCTCGCCCAGGTCGTGGCGGCGGGTGAAGGCGGAGCGGGCACCATTGCGGGAGGCACCCTGGAAATGGCCAACGTGGACCTTTCCGAGGAGTTCGTCCGGCTCATCGTCGCCCAGCGCGGTTTCCAGGCCAACGCCAGGGTGGTCACCACCAGCGACCAGGTGCTCGAAGAAGTCATCAACATCAAGCGGTAG
- the fliP gene encoding flagellar type III secretion system pore protein FliP (The bacterial flagellar biogenesis protein FliP forms a type III secretion system (T3SS)-type pore required for flagellar assembly.) has protein sequence MKTGSNTGTKTVLNRILFLLPVLPALAAAVPAFGQDGAPFIPLPALQFGVRMAESPSDVAVTLQILALLTVLSLAPAIILMVTSFTRILVVLGFVQRAIGLQQTPPNQVIVGIALFLTLFVMAPTWGKVYDGALSPYLAGNISSAQAWEGTIQPVREFLFRFTRQEELSLMVTMAKMEQPRNQDDIPTRVLLPAFMLSELKTAFQMGVVIFIPFIVVDMIVASVLMAMGMIMLPPMMISLPFKVLLFVMADGWNLVVTSLLKSFT, from the coding sequence ATGAAGACTGGAAGCAATACGGGGACGAAGACCGTCCTCAATAGGATCCTTTTCCTTTTGCCGGTGCTCCCCGCCCTGGCGGCAGCAGTTCCCGCCTTCGGGCAGGACGGGGCTCCGTTCATCCCTCTGCCGGCGCTCCAGTTCGGTGTCCGCATGGCGGAATCTCCCTCCGACGTGGCGGTGACCCTCCAGATTCTTGCCCTCCTGACCGTGCTGAGCCTGGCCCCGGCCATCATTCTCATGGTGACGAGCTTCACGCGTATTCTCGTGGTCCTCGGGTTTGTCCAGCGGGCCATCGGACTCCAGCAGACTCCGCCCAACCAGGTGATCGTGGGCATCGCCCTGTTTCTTACACTTTTCGTCATGGCGCCCACGTGGGGAAAGGTCTACGACGGCGCCCTCTCCCCCTACCTCGCCGGGAACATCAGTTCCGCCCAGGCCTGGGAGGGCACCATACAACCCGTGAGGGAATTCCTTTTCAGGTTCACCAGGCAGGAGGAGCTGTCCCTCATGGTCACCATGGCGAAGATGGAGCAGCCCAGAAACCAGGACGACATCCCCACCAGGGTGCTTCTGCCCGCCTTCATGCTCAGCGAACTGAAGACCGCCTTCCAGATGGGGGTGGTCATCTTCATCCCCTTCATAGTGGTTGACATGATCGTGGCCAGTGTCCTCATGGCCATGGGAATGATCATGCTTCCGCCCATGATGATCTCCCTTCCCTTCAAGGTGCTGCTCTTCGTCATGGCCGACGGCTGGAATCTCGTGGTGACGAGCCTGCTGAAAAGTTTTACCTAG
- the fliM gene encoding flagellar motor switch protein FliM produces MTPDVLSQSEIDSLLEALSSGSVDVDAMRKEDEKKIKLYDFRRPDKFSKDQLRAIQMIHESFTRQLTTTMSTMVRSMVSAEIASVDQFAYDEFVRSLVQPTVIGILEMYPFSGNALIEINPNLVFAIIDRMLGGKGEFSGKIRELTDIERTVVERVIMRMLELLEESWSTVVDVRFRYENLESNPFFVQICPGTDMVLLVILKLKVGDVEGMVSICIPYFLMEPIMDKLSSQQWFASTGRKSDEGSRDYILRHMQHVRVPLALELGHTVLNVADLLQLRTGDVIKLDETLEDPLSVRVGNLVKFRAVPGSVNGRYAAEISEIIPGEDDLPEREGGAGND; encoded by the coding sequence GTGACACCGGATGTGCTCTCACAAAGTGAAATAGACTCTCTTCTCGAAGCTCTTTCAAGCGGAAGCGTCGACGTGGACGCCATGCGGAAGGAAGACGAAAAGAAGATCAAGCTCTACGACTTCCGCCGTCCCGACAAGTTCAGCAAGGACCAGCTCCGGGCCATCCAGATGATCCACGAATCCTTCACCCGGCAGCTGACCACCACCATGTCGACCATGGTCCGGTCCATGGTTTCGGCGGAAATCGCGTCGGTGGACCAGTTCGCCTACGACGAGTTCGTCCGTTCCCTGGTCCAGCCCACGGTGATCGGGATCCTCGAGATGTACCCTTTCAGCGGGAATGCCCTCATCGAGATCAACCCGAACCTCGTGTTCGCCATCATCGACAGGATGCTCGGCGGCAAGGGGGAATTTTCGGGAAAGATCAGGGAGCTGACCGACATCGAGAGAACCGTGGTGGAAAGGGTCATCATGCGGATGCTCGAACTCCTGGAGGAGAGCTGGAGTACCGTGGTGGACGTCCGTTTCCGCTACGAGAACCTCGAGAGCAACCCCTTCTTCGTGCAGATCTGCCCGGGAACCGACATGGTGCTCCTGGTCATTCTCAAACTGAAAGTGGGCGACGTGGAGGGAATGGTGAGCATCTGCATCCCCTACTTCCTCATGGAGCCCATCATGGACAAGCTGAGTTCCCAGCAGTGGTTCGCCTCTACGGGCAGGAAGAGCGACGAAGGTTCGCGGGACTATATCCTGAGGCACATGCAGCACGTCCGCGTTCCCCTTGCCCTGGAACTGGGGCACACGGTGCTCAACGTGGCCGATCTTCTGCAGCTCAGGACGGGCGATGTGATAAAACTCGACGAGACCCTTGAGGATCCCCTGAGCGTCCGCGTCGGCAACCTCGTCAAGTTCAGGGCAGTACCGGGTTCGGTAAACGGCAGGTATGCCGCGGAAATTTCTGAGATTATCCCGGGCGAGGATGACCTGCCCGAAAGAGAGGGAGGGGCGGGCAATGATTGA
- a CDS encoding OmpA/MotB family protein produces MARKRKEESSPGAPLWLVTYGDMVTLVLTFFVLLFSFSSIDVQKFEMMIMSFQGALGFMPGGKAIQQDAAVFGGQPASQAGESRRVTPNIQQVAQNLRNYLRSEGLDKQVVVRIDQRGVTVSLSDQFLFDSGKAELKPEGMRVLFKIAEFIKDSVPAVAVEGHTDSVPLRGGIYRDNWGLSSARAAAVASYLQYRANFDPRKLQAVGYGPNRPLVPNDTPEHMALNRRVDLVFLSQHPKQ; encoded by the coding sequence ATGGCACGGAAGAGGAAAGAGGAATCATCTCCCGGAGCTCCGCTGTGGCTTGTCACCTATGGTGACATGGTGACGCTCGTCCTCACCTTTTTTGTGCTTCTGTTCTCCTTTTCGTCCATCGACGTCCAGAAGTTCGAGATGATGATCATGTCGTTCCAGGGAGCTCTTGGTTTCATGCCCGGAGGAAAGGCGATACAGCAGGACGCGGCTGTCTTCGGAGGACAGCCGGCCTCCCAGGCCGGAGAGTCCCGCAGGGTTACGCCCAATATCCAGCAGGTCGCCCAGAACCTCAGGAACTACCTCAGGAGCGAAGGGCTGGACAAGCAGGTGGTTGTGCGGATCGACCAGAGAGGCGTGACAGTCTCCCTTTCAGACCAGTTCCTTTTCGATTCCGGAAAGGCGGAACTGAAGCCGGAGGGAATGAGAGTTCTTTTCAAAATAGCGGAGTTCATAAAGGATTCTGTTCCTGCGGTAGCCGTGGAGGGACATACCGACTCCGTCCCTCTCAGGGGCGGAATCTACCGGGACAACTGGGGGCTTTCCTCCGCGAGAGCTGCGGCGGTAGCGTCGTACCTGCAGTACCGGGCAAATTTCGACCCCCGGAAACTGCAGGCAGTCGGTTACGGGCCTAACCGGCCCCTCGTGCCTAACGACACGCCTGAACACATGGCGCTGAACAGGCGGGTGGACCTGGTGTTCCTGTCCCAGCACCCGAAACAGTAA
- the fliQ gene encoding flagellar biosynthesis protein FliQ has protein sequence MFSVNMYDVLSNAIWTTLVTSLPVLLVAMLVGLVIGILQTATSIQEQTLIFIPKIVAVLLALVVFGPWMFGRVGDMARLIFGQLERFVR, from the coding sequence GTGTTTTCGGTGAACATGTACGATGTGCTCAGCAACGCCATCTGGACCACTCTCGTCACTTCCCTCCCGGTCCTCCTCGTGGCCATGCTCGTAGGGCTCGTCATAGGCATTCTCCAGACCGCCACTTCCATTCAGGAGCAGACCCTCATCTTCATTCCGAAGATCGTGGCCGTGCTTCTCGCTCTCGTGGTCTTCGGTCCCTGGATGTTCGGCCGGGTGGGGGACATGGCGAGGCTCATCTTCGGGCAGCTTGAGCGTTTTGTCCGATGA